A DNA window from Candidatus Poribacteria bacterium contains the following coding sequences:
- a CDS encoding tetratricopeptide repeat protein yields MLIFIIVLVASLILPSCAHVGRGTRPNEDAVREFAKTHGIDEDVARFYLNHPEYIKRHYSSPPAYHSRNYRMRTFLMRKYFDMAMEYKEAGDLDMAIETLKKVQRLKPDSATVDYNLGFFHFESGMTDDAVKWYSEALRNANSADMIVDVSINLALCYLKMGKLKEAENRLEQAAELAPDDPTLLYNLGTVYLEMGKYERAIGKFMRCLDSEALSTDAKMGLGLCYAKMDRREEALKWFREVAKLRPGDPQVWYNIGVLTFELGDLNSSKLAFQKAKKLGYGGGIEEFLKAIKGMRKRDAKLAYNKGVSLQKEGKYEEAIKEFKKALQLDPKMEKAYLNAAFCLSRLGKSDKAIDMLNNALSLNSDFFEAQYNLGVIYLKLGRPRKAAEHLRKAVKLKPNFTEGRYNLGIALYRSGMFNEASKQFKAAVKLAPWWADAHYNLAMSYLKLGMKGRAISEFKTALRIDPGHRKSEEMLRSIGEHVGNR; encoded by the coding sequence ATGCTGATCTTCATAATCGTCCTCGTTGCGTCGCTTATTCTCCCCTCATGCGCTCATGTGGGGAGAGGGACGAGACCGAACGAAGATGCCGTGCGTGAATTCGCTAAAACTCACGGCATCGATGAGGACGTCGCACGTTTTTACCTCAACCATCCGGAATATATCAAACGACACTACTCCTCTCCTCCTGCCTATCACTCCAGAAACTACAGGATGAGGACCTTCCTGATGAGGAAGTATTTTGACATGGCCATGGAATATAAGGAGGCCGGGGATCTGGACATGGCGATCGAAACTCTAAAAAAGGTGCAAAGGTTGAAGCCGGATTCCGCGACGGTGGACTACAATCTGGGCTTTTTCCACTTCGAGAGCGGAATGACCGATGATGCGGTTAAGTGGTATTCAGAGGCCCTGAGGAACGCCAATTCGGCGGATATGATCGTGGATGTTTCGATCAATCTCGCCCTTTGTTACCTCAAAATGGGCAAGCTTAAGGAGGCGGAGAATCGTCTGGAACAAGCGGCAGAGCTCGCCCCTGACGATCCCACCCTGCTTTACAACCTCGGCACCGTATATCTGGAAATGGGTAAGTATGAGAGGGCTATCGGTAAGTTCATGAGATGTCTCGATTCTGAGGCGCTTTCCACTGATGCGAAGATGGGATTAGGTCTTTGTTATGCCAAGATGGATCGTAGGGAAGAGGCGCTCAAGTGGTTCAGAGAGGTGGCTAAGCTCAGACCGGGAGATCCTCAGGTGTGGTATAACATCGGAGTTTTGACCTTCGAATTGGGAGATCTAAATAGTTCTAAATTGGCCTTTCAAAAGGCAAAGAAGTTGGGGTATGGAGGGGGAATAGAGGAATTTCTGAAGGCGATCAAAGGAATGAGGAAAAGAGATGCCAAGCTGGCCTACAACAAAGGTGTTTCCCTTCAGAAGGAGGGGAAGTATGAGGAGGCGATTAAAGAGTTTAAAAAGGCGCTTCAGCTCGACCCGAAGATGGAAAAGGCTTACTTGAACGCGGCCTTCTGTCTGAGTCGGTTGGGTAAATCCGATAAAGCGATCGACATGCTTAACAACGCTTTGAGCTTGAATTCCGATTTCTTCGAGGCTCAATATAACCTCGGTGTTATCTATCTGAAGTTAGGCCGACCGCGAAAGGCCGCGGAGCACCTGAGAAAAGCCGTCAAATTGAAACCGAATTTCACCGAGGGCAGATATAACCTCGGTATAGCCCTCTATAGATCCGGCATGTTCAACGAGGCCTCAAAACAGTTCAAGGCGGCTGTGAAGCTCGCACCTTGGTGGGCCGACGCACATTATAATCTGGCTATGAGCTATCTGAAACTCGGTATGAAGGGAAGGGCGATCTCAGAGTTTAAGACGGCTCTCAGGATCGATCCCGGTCACAGGAAATCGGAGGAGATGTTGAGATCCATCGGCGAGCACGTCGGTAACAGATAG